A genomic region of Leptolyngbya sp. NIES-2104 contains the following coding sequences:
- the sufC gene encoding Fe-S cluster assembly ATPase SufC has translation MIVENGEVILSVKDLTAEIGGTPILKGMNLEIKAGEIHAIMGPNGSGKSTFSKILAGHPAYTVTGGEILFRGQDLLELEPHERATSGIFLAFQYPLEIPGVTNVDFLRVSYNAKRKQAGLEELDAFDFDDIVHSKLDLLKMDAGFLSRSVNEGFSGGEKKRNEILQMALLEPRLGILDEIDSGLDIDALKVVANGVNAITTAENATLVITHYQRLLNYITPDFVHVMADGRILLSGGKELALELEAKGYDWVVEGETVGA, from the coding sequence ATGATTGTTGAAAATGGTGAAGTAATTCTGTCAGTTAAAGATCTAACTGCTGAGATTGGTGGAACTCCGATTTTGAAGGGGATGAATCTCGAAATTAAAGCAGGTGAGATTCACGCGATTATGGGTCCGAATGGATCGGGAAAAAGTACGTTTTCTAAGATTTTGGCAGGACATCCAGCTTACACCGTGACCGGTGGAGAAATCCTGTTTCGAGGTCAAGATTTGCTTGAATTGGAGCCGCATGAACGGGCGACTTCTGGCATCTTTCTAGCATTTCAATACCCGTTAGAAATTCCGGGTGTAACCAATGTGGATTTCTTACGAGTTTCGTACAATGCGAAGCGCAAACAAGCAGGCTTAGAAGAGTTGGATGCCTTTGATTTTGATGATATTGTGCATTCAAAATTAGATCTGCTGAAGATGGATGCTGGATTTCTCAGCCGGAGCGTGAATGAAGGCTTTTCGGGAGGTGAGAAAAAGCGGAATGAAATCTTGCAAATGGCATTGTTAGAGCCAAGATTAGGCATCTTAGACGAGATTGATTCAGGGCTTGATATTGATGCTCTGAAAGTGGTTGCAAATGGTGTGAATGCGATTACGACAGCGGAAAATGCAACGCTCGTGATCACACACTATCAGCGGTTATTGAACTACATTACGCCGGACTTTGTTCACGTGATGGCGGATGGACGAATTCTGCTCAGTGGCGGTAAGGAATTGGCACTAGAGCTTGAAGCGAAAGGATACGATTGGGTTGTTGAAGGTGAAACGGTAGGTGCATGA
- a CDS encoding type II toxin-antitoxin system VapC family toxin: MKVVFADTFYWIAFINPADEWHLRVKTVAATLNKTKIVTTDEVFVEVLTFSATRGILMRKRAVELVKSAMINRRIQVIQQTRDSFLAGVALYENRPDKEYSLTDCISMNTTRQLEITEVLTHDKHFTQEGFVILFSD; encoded by the coding sequence ATGAAGGTTGTATTTGCTGACACATTTTACTGGATCGCGTTCATCAATCCAGCCGATGAATGGCATTTAAGGGTCAAGACTGTTGCAGCCACGCTCAACAAGACAAAAATCGTTACAACAGACGAAGTTTTTGTTGAGGTACTTACTTTCTCTGCAACTCGCGGAATTCTAATGCGAAAACGTGCCGTTGAACTTGTCAAGAGCGCCATGATAAACCGCAGAATTCAGGTAATCCAGCAAACTCGCGATTCGTTTTTGGCTGGAGTTGCGCTCTATGAGAATCGACCTGACAAAGAATACAGCCTCACCGATTGCATCTCGATGAACACCACGCGCCAACTTGAAATCACTGAAGTTCTCACCCACGATAAACACTTTACTCAAGAAGGCTTCGTAATTCTATTTTCTGATTAA
- a CDS encoding DUF5615 family PIN-like protein, with protein sequence MTFLVDYNLDGFALIFLGILAKGGWLEFAPVQFVTFRDAGLAMDSSDRTVWRYAQEHQMLILTANRNMKGDDSLEHVMREENTENSLPVLTISTLDRLSETEYRERCAERLIEIAVDLDQYRGVGRLFIP encoded by the coding sequence ATGACCTTTCTAGTGGACTACAACCTGGATGGGTTCGCGCTCATTTTTCTCGGAATCCTAGCGAAAGGCGGTTGGCTTGAGTTTGCACCTGTTCAATTTGTGACATTTAGAGATGCGGGACTTGCGATGGACAGCAGCGATCGAACCGTCTGGCGTTATGCTCAAGAACATCAGATGCTGATTCTAACTGCAAACCGCAATATGAAGGGTGACGATTCACTAGAGCACGTGATGCGCGAAGAAAATACCGAGAATTCGCTTCCAGTGTTAACAATTAGCACTCTCGATCGTCTAAGTGAAACAGAGTATCGAGAACGCTGTGCTGAACGCCTGATTGAAATTGCTGTAGACCTTGACCAGTACAGAGGGGTTGGTCGGCTATTCATCCCATAA
- a CDS encoding SufS family cysteine desulfurase, translating to MTFLQEKTLAAQVRSDFPILNQHVHDKPLVYLDNAATSQKPIAVLDALRYYYEHDNANVHRGAHTLSARATDAYEGARDKVAAFVNAASRQEIVYTRNASEAINIVAYAWGLSNLQPGDEIISSVMEHHSNLVPWQLIAARTGAVIKHVQLDENEGFDFEHYKSLLSDKTKLVSVVYVSNTLGCINPVREICAEAHKVGARVLIDACQAVPNMPVDVQAIDCDWLVASGHKMCAPTGIGFLYGKLEVLRSMPPFFGGGEMIQDVYFDHSTYADLPHKFEAGTPAIAEAIALGAAVDYLTNLGMDKIRAYEEELTAYLFQRLAEVPNLRIYGPKPDAKGGGRAALASFTAGELHPHDLSTLLDHEGIAIRSGHHCTQPLHRLLNAPGSARASLYFYNTREEVDRFVEALKETIDFFGGMMG from the coding sequence ATGACCTTCCTGCAAGAAAAAACCCTCGCTGCTCAAGTGCGATCGGACTTCCCGATTTTGAATCAGCATGTGCATGATAAGCCGCTGGTCTACCTCGATAATGCGGCGACTTCTCAAAAGCCGATCGCGGTTCTTGATGCACTCCGCTACTACTACGAGCACGACAATGCTAATGTTCACCGAGGCGCACATACTCTTAGCGCTAGGGCGACCGATGCGTATGAAGGAGCACGGGATAAAGTTGCAGCGTTTGTAAATGCGGCTTCTCGACAAGAGATCGTGTACACGCGGAATGCAAGTGAGGCGATTAACATTGTTGCGTATGCTTGGGGCTTGTCTAACTTGCAGCCAGGAGACGAGATCATTTCATCAGTGATGGAGCATCATAGCAATCTGGTTCCGTGGCAGTTGATTGCTGCTCGAACGGGTGCTGTGATCAAGCACGTTCAGTTAGATGAGAATGAAGGCTTTGACTTTGAGCATTACAAGTCATTGTTATCTGACAAGACGAAGCTGGTATCAGTGGTCTATGTTTCTAATACGCTTGGCTGTATTAATCCGGTGCGTGAGATTTGTGCTGAAGCTCACAAGGTTGGGGCGAGAGTTCTGATTGATGCGTGTCAGGCTGTGCCGAATATGCCTGTGGATGTGCAAGCGATCGATTGTGATTGGCTGGTGGCATCCGGGCACAAGATGTGTGCGCCGACCGGGATTGGATTCTTGTATGGCAAGCTGGAAGTTCTACGATCGATGCCTCCCTTCTTCGGTGGCGGTGAGATGATTCAGGATGTGTATTTCGATCATTCCACCTATGCTGATTTGCCGCATAAGTTTGAAGCGGGGACTCCGGCGATTGCAGAAGCGATCGCGCTTGGTGCTGCGGTCGATTATCTGACGAATCTTGGCATGGATAAGATTCGTGCTTACGAAGAAGAGTTGACTGCTTATCTATTCCAGCGTTTGGCAGAAGTTCCGAATTTGCGGATTTATGGACCGAAGCCCGATGCAAAAGGCGGCGGAAGAGCGGCGTTAGCTTCGTTTACAGCGGGAGAATTGCATCCTCACGATCTTTCGACGTTATTGGATCATGAAGGCATTGCAATTCGATCGGGTCATCATTGCACCCAGCCATTACATCGATTGTTGAATGCTCCGGGTTCGGCTCGTGCGAGTTTGTATTTTTACAACACGCGGGAAGAGGTCGATCGATTTGTGGAAGCGTTGAAAGAAACGATTGATTTCTTTGGCGGAATGATGGGCTAG
- a CDS encoding gamma-glutamyl-gamma-aminobutyrate hydrolase family protein has translation MMRVPIIGITSHSRNPLGEVVLPGTYIDAVQSSGGNPILLPPTQTDPEALLSVLDGLILSGGGDIHPIHYNGEDHPTIYGVDDDRDTFEITLAKLALLKGIPVLGICRGMQILTVATGGNLIQHVPEVYGDAIDHRLDHPRRPIPHDVEILPESRLFGLLKETQMNIVSWHHQAVAEFSSDWQLAARSSDGVIEGIEHRNHPWAIALQWHPELSMQDLAHQRFFRAFISACQA, from the coding sequence ATGATGCGCGTTCCCATTATTGGAATCACCAGTCACAGCCGCAATCCACTCGGTGAAGTCGTTCTCCCCGGAACTTACATCGATGCAGTTCAATCAAGTGGCGGAAATCCAATCCTGCTTCCTCCGACACAAACTGATCCCGAAGCTCTGTTGTCTGTTCTCGATGGTTTAATTCTATCTGGCGGCGGTGATATTCATCCGATTCACTACAACGGCGAAGATCATCCGACGATCTACGGAGTTGATGACGATCGAGATACGTTCGAGATCACACTAGCAAAATTAGCCCTGTTAAAAGGTATTCCAGTTCTAGGAATCTGCCGAGGAATGCAAATTCTAACGGTTGCAACAGGTGGAAATTTGATTCAACACGTTCCCGAAGTGTACGGAGACGCGATCGATCATCGCTTAGATCATCCCCGTCGCCCGATTCCTCACGATGTCGAGATTTTGCCAGAAAGCCGATTGTTCGGACTGCTTAAAGAAACACAAATGAATATCGTCTCTTGGCATCATCAAGCGGTTGCAGAATTTAGTTCAGATTGGCAACTTGCAGCTCGATCGAGCGATGGCGTGATCGAAGGAATCGAGCATCGAAATCATCCTTGGGCGATCGCGCTTCAGTGGCATCCAGAACTGTCAATGCAAGATCTCGCCCATCAGCGATTTTTCAGAGCGTTCATTTCAGCCTGTCAAGCTTGA
- the sufD gene encoding Fe-S cluster assembly protein SufD: protein MMTDVLSNSELGNLTTIANVDRAAYYTNLLNLRSTNTAFQEIRDRASASVHDREIPSTRNEEWRFIDLSGLLTLTLKAAEPANLSFPQIESFLLPESVNSRLVFVDGVFAPDLSSVDDLPDGVIVSNLETVAQLMPSLKDTIATLPGDDEVFTALNTASLSDSAIVFVPRNQDVEVPIQLLFVATQAESLIQPRVCVIAETGSRLTLIEDFVSLMDGAYCTNAVTEIAIAENAEVRHTRVQRDSTESFHIGKTAVSQARDSRYSIATIHLGGKVSRHNLEIYQTGEQTETTINSLTVIDENRVSDTHSLLSLTKPYGVGHQVNKTIISDRAHAIFNGKVFVPQAAQQTDARQLSRNLLLSPKARIDTKPQLEITADNVKCAHGATVSQLEDDEVFYLQSRGIDQDAARKLLTYAFAIEIIDQIPVPTLRDRLSAFIRSQHT from the coding sequence ATGATGACTGACGTTTTATCTAACTCTGAGCTTGGGAACTTAACCACGATCGCGAATGTCGATCGCGCCGCTTATTACACAAATTTGCTCAATTTGCGATCGACAAACACCGCTTTCCAGGAGATTCGCGATCGCGCTTCGGCATCAGTTCACGATCGAGAAATTCCCTCGACTCGCAATGAGGAATGGCGCTTTATTGATCTCTCTGGATTGCTCACGCTCACCCTTAAAGCCGCTGAACCTGCGAACTTAAGCTTTCCGCAGATTGAATCTTTTCTACTACCAGAATCGGTAAATTCTCGCTTAGTGTTTGTGGATGGCGTTTTTGCTCCAGATCTATCTTCGGTTGATGACTTACCAGATGGCGTGATTGTAAGCAATCTCGAAACGGTTGCCCAATTGATGCCATCGCTCAAAGATACGATCGCAACTTTGCCCGGAGACGATGAAGTTTTCACAGCGTTAAACACCGCCAGCTTGAGTGATAGCGCGATCGTTTTCGTTCCTAGAAACCAAGATGTAGAAGTTCCAATTCAGCTTTTGTTTGTCGCGACCCAGGCAGAAAGTCTGATTCAGCCTCGTGTTTGTGTGATTGCGGAAACGGGAAGTCGCCTAACATTAATTGAAGACTTTGTGAGCTTGATGGATGGCGCTTATTGCACCAATGCAGTGACGGAAATCGCGATCGCAGAAAATGCAGAAGTTCGTCATACTAGAGTTCAGAGGGATAGTACCGAGTCCTTTCACATTGGTAAGACTGCTGTTTCGCAAGCGAGAGACTCTCGTTATTCGATCGCTACAATTCATCTCGGCGGCAAGGTGTCACGACACAATCTAGAGATTTATCAGACGGGTGAGCAGACTGAGACCACGATTAATAGTTTGACGGTGATTGATGAGAATCGTGTAAGTGATACTCATAGTCTGCTATCGCTAACGAAGCCCTATGGTGTGGGTCATCAGGTGAATAAGACGATTATTAGCGATCGTGCTCATGCCATCTTTAACGGTAAGGTCTTTGTTCCCCAAGCTGCACAGCAAACCGATGCCCGTCAGCTTAGCCGCAATTTGTTGTTATCTCCGAAAGCTAGAATCGATACAAAGCCTCAGTTAGAGATTACTGCCGATAATGTGAAATGTGCTCACGGCGCGACAGTGAGCCAGCTTGAAGACGACGAAGTATTTTATCTCCAGAGTCGCGGGATTGATCAAGACGCAGCCCGTAAGCTACTAACTTATGCTTTCGCGATCGAGATCATTGATCAGATTCCCGTTCCGACTTTACGCGATCGACTCTCTGCATTCATTCGTTCCCAACACACTTAA
- a CDS encoding PIN domain-containing protein — MKVLFDTSVVIAAIVLVHPRHLECVPWLERVRTGEIQGVISMRSYAECFSTLTNLPLRPRISPAQAQRLITETLSSFEAIALTIEDYQVAIAQMVETGRSGGGVYDALIAQAALKAEVEILLTLNAKDFTRLGEAVSRLVQVPSY; from the coding sequence GTGAAGGTTCTATTTGATACATCTGTTGTGATTGCGGCAATCGTGCTCGTCCATCCAAGACATTTAGAATGTGTGCCGTGGTTAGAGCGAGTCAGGACAGGTGAGATTCAAGGTGTGATTTCGATGCGCTCTTATGCAGAGTGCTTTTCAACTTTGACGAATTTGCCGCTTCGACCTCGGATTAGTCCAGCACAAGCACAGCGTTTAATTACAGAAACATTGAGTTCGTTTGAAGCGATCGCTTTGACGATTGAGGATTATCAAGTAGCGATCGCTCAAATGGTAGAAACTGGGCGCTCAGGTGGTGGTGTTTATGATGCGCTCATTGCTCAAGCTGCGCTCAAAGCTGAAGTAGAAATCTTGCTCACACTGAATGCGAAGGATTTTACGCGATTGGGTGAAGCGGTTTCTCGATTGGTGCAAGTCCCATCTTATTAA
- the sufR gene encoding iron-sulfur cluster biosynthesis transcriptional regulator SufR — protein MTTTQQPSTKQDILHHLLKQGESTAQDLAERLQVSPQAIRRHLKDLETEGLILHKAIQAGMGRPNYVYELSRAGRSQFPDRYDEFAVSLLGTLAETVSKDQMKSILQKQWQRKAIEYRDRIGTGSVAERVANLVELRISEGYMAESHPVESDKFVLTEYNCAIAQIAESFPSVCGHELEMFAIALPDCKVERTHWQVNGEHRCGYLIQTK, from the coding sequence ATGACCACGACTCAGCAACCCTCGACGAAACAAGATATTTTGCATCACCTGCTAAAACAAGGTGAATCGACCGCACAAGATTTGGCGGAACGGTTGCAAGTGAGTCCCCAAGCGATTCGACGACATTTAAAGGATTTAGAAACCGAGGGCTTGATTTTGCACAAGGCAATTCAGGCAGGCATGGGTCGCCCCAATTATGTTTATGAACTAAGTCGTGCAGGTCGATCTCAGTTTCCCGATCGCTATGATGAATTCGCCGTTTCCCTGCTCGGAACGCTGGCAGAAACGGTCAGCAAAGATCAGATGAAATCGATTCTCCAAAAACAATGGCAGCGAAAAGCGATCGAATATCGCGATCGCATCGGCACAGGATCAGTGGCAGAACGAGTCGCGAATCTGGTTGAACTGAGAATTTCAGAAGGCTACATGGCGGAATCTCATCCGGTCGAATCTGACAAATTTGTTTTGACGGAGTACAACTGTGCGATCGCGCAAATTGCCGAATCGTTTCCGAGCGTGTGCGGGCATGAGTTAGAAATGTTCGCGATCGCGCTTCCCGATTGCAAAGTCGAACGCACTCACTGGCAGGTGAATGGCGAACATCGCTGCGGATATTTGATTCAGACAAAGTGA
- a CDS encoding DUF433 domain-containing protein: MTKTANQQAEIIRTERGLTIAGTRTSLYDVIDLLKSDYPPKLIRDTFNLTDAQIDAALSYIEANSVVVEAEYQEVLQTREEIRQYWEKRNRDRFAQIAATPHKPGQEEFWAKLEEKRAKRTAQHQ; this comes from the coding sequence ATGACTAAGACTGCAAATCAGCAAGCAGAGATTATCCGGACAGAGCGTGGGCTAACGATCGCAGGCACTCGCACAAGTCTTTATGACGTGATTGATTTGCTGAAATCCGATTATCCTCCCAAATTAATCCGGGACACGTTTAACCTCACGGATGCACAGATTGATGCAGCATTGTCTTACATTGAGGCAAACTCAGTAGTAGTTGAGGCAGAATACCAGGAAGTTTTGCAAACTAGAGAAGAGATTCGTCAGTACTGGGAAAAGCGAAACCGCGATCGCTTCGCTCAAATTGCAGCAACGCCTCACAAGCCCGGACAAGAGGAATTTTGGGCAAAACTTGAGGAAAAAAGAGCGAAACGCACCGCCCAACACCAATGA
- a CDS encoding type II toxin-antitoxin system VapC family toxin — MIFYYLDASAWVKRYYAEAGTVWLQDLFAQNPVFACATLGLVEVVATFSRKQKSGQISRSTFQQVSQTIEADWQNFIQVQFAIEVLNQAKQITGSLALRGADSIHLASAVILQSRLLQGDQIIFITADGELEAAAQSCSFHVLNPSVEEAKGTP; from the coding sequence TTGATTTTCTATTACTTAGATGCGAGTGCGTGGGTCAAACGTTATTATGCAGAAGCAGGAACGGTTTGGCTACAAGACTTATTTGCTCAAAACCCAGTGTTTGCTTGTGCGACTTTGGGGTTGGTTGAGGTTGTTGCAACGTTTTCTCGCAAGCAGAAATCAGGGCAAATTTCACGATCGACCTTTCAGCAGGTGAGTCAAACGATCGAAGCGGATTGGCAAAACTTTATTCAGGTTCAGTTTGCGATCGAGGTGCTGAATCAAGCGAAGCAAATTACTGGGAGCTTGGCGCTTCGAGGGGCGGATTCTATTCATCTCGCGTCTGCTGTAATTTTGCAAAGTCGATTATTGCAGGGTGATCAAATTATTTTCATCACTGCTGATGGAGAACTGGAAGCGGCTGCTCAGAGTTGTTCCTTTCATGTCCTTAATCCATCGGTAGAAGAAGCAAAAGGAACTCCTTAA
- the sufB gene encoding Fe-S cluster assembly protein SufB, with product MTTTFQTLVNQPYKYGFVTNIESDTIPRGLSEDVIRLISAKKEEPEWLLDFRLRAYRQWLKMTEPDWAAVGYPAIDYQNIIYYSAPKVSEKKKSLEEVDPELLETFEKLGIPLSEQKRLSNVAVDAIFDSVSVATTFKEKLAKDGVIFCSISEAVREHPELVKKYMGSVVPVGDNYFAALNSAVFSDGSFVFIPKGVKCPMELSTYFRINNGDSGQFERTLIVAEEGAQVSYLEGCTAPMYDSNQLHAAVVELVALDDADIKYSTVQNWYAGDANGKGGIFNFVTKRGLCQGVNSKISWTQVETGSAITWKYPSCVLVGDNSVGEFYSVALTNNHQQADTGTKMIHIGKNTRSTIISKGISAGQSKNSYRGLVKMSPKATGARNYSQCDSMLIGDRAQANTFPYIQVQNNQSKVEHEASTSKIGEDQLFYFAQRGISPEDAISMMISGFCQDVFNQLPMEFAVEADKLLSLKLEGSVG from the coding sequence ATGACAACAACCTTTCAAACGCTCGTTAACCAACCCTATAAGTATGGATTCGTCACCAATATCGAATCCGACACGATTCCTCGCGGACTGAGTGAGGATGTCATTCGTTTGATTTCTGCCAAGAAAGAAGAGCCGGAATGGTTGCTCGATTTCCGGTTGCGGGCTTATCGGCAGTGGTTGAAGATGACAGAACCGGACTGGGCAGCGGTAGGGTATCCCGCGATCGATTACCAAAACATCATTTACTATTCGGCTCCGAAAGTCAGTGAGAAGAAGAAAAGCCTCGAAGAAGTTGATCCCGAATTGCTAGAAACCTTCGAGAAGCTAGGGATTCCGCTGTCTGAGCAGAAGCGTTTGAGCAACGTTGCCGTTGACGCGATTTTCGATAGCGTTTCAGTGGCGACCACGTTCAAGGAGAAGTTGGCGAAAGATGGCGTGATTTTCTGCTCGATTTCGGAAGCGGTTCGCGAACATCCAGAGCTTGTCAAAAAGTATATGGGTAGCGTGGTTCCAGTTGGCGATAACTATTTCGCTGCTTTGAACTCTGCTGTGTTTAGTGATGGCTCGTTTGTGTTCATTCCCAAAGGCGTGAAGTGCCCGATGGAGCTTTCGACGTATTTCCGTATCAATAACGGAGATTCGGGACAGTTCGAGCGGACATTGATCGTGGCGGAAGAAGGGGCACAAGTCAGCTATCTCGAAGGCTGTACTGCACCGATGTATGACTCGAACCAGCTTCATGCTGCGGTGGTCGAATTGGTGGCACTTGATGATGCTGACATCAAGTATTCGACAGTTCAGAACTGGTACGCAGGGGATGCCAATGGTAAAGGTGGTATCTTTAATTTCGTCACCAAGCGCGGACTGTGCCAAGGGGTGAATTCTAAGATTTCTTGGACGCAGGTTGAAACCGGATCAGCGATTACTTGGAAGTATCCGAGTTGTGTCTTGGTCGGTGATAATTCTGTCGGTGAGTTCTACTCGGTTGCACTGACGAACAATCATCAGCAAGCCGATACCGGAACGAAGATGATTCACATCGGCAAGAATACCCGCAGTACAATCATCTCGAAAGGAATTTCGGCTGGTCAGTCGAAGAATAGCTATCGCGGCTTAGTGAAGATGTCTCCGAAAGCGACCGGAGCGCGGAACTATTCGCAGTGTGATTCGATGTTGATTGGCGATCGTGCTCAAGCGAATACTTTCCCGTACATCCAAGTGCAGAACAATCAAAGCAAGGTTGAGCACGAAGCTTCGACCTCGAAGATCGGGGAAGACCAATTGTTCTATTTTGCTCAGCGGGGTATTTCTCCAGAAGACGCGATTTCGATGATGATTAGCGGCTTCTGTCAGGATGTGTTTAACCAATTGCCGATGGAGTTTGCGGTCGAAGCGGATAAGCTGTTGAGCTTGAAGCTCGAGGGCAGTGTCGGTTAG
- a CDS encoding ferredoxin thioredoxin reductase catalytic beta subunit, which translates to MNTETQTTQATEKHLEAMRHFSEQYAKRTGTYFCVDPGVTAVVIEGLAKHKDELGSPLCPCRHYEDKEAEVAAAYWNCPCVPMRERKECHCMLFLTPDNDFAGEKQDITFDEIRQHTNLA; encoded by the coding sequence ATGAATACTGAAACTCAGACTACACAAGCGACCGAAAAGCATCTCGAAGCGATGCGCCACTTTTCCGAGCAGTACGCCAAGCGCACGGGAACTTATTTCTGTGTTGATCCGGGTGTGACCGCTGTGGTGATCGAAGGCTTAGCGAAGCACAAAGACGAATTAGGATCGCCGCTCTGTCCGTGTCGTCACTACGAAGATAAAGAAGCTGAAGTGGCTGCCGCTTATTGGAATTGTCCTTGTGTGCCGATGCGGGAGCGCAAAGAATGCCACTGTATGTTATTCCTCACGCCTGATAACGACTTTGCAGGCGAAAAACAAGACATTACGTTTGATGAGATTCGGCAGCATACCAATCTCGCTTAA
- a CDS encoding aspartyl protease family protein, with protein sequence MNTQMESTEMGLVFAEIELIRGDDLALVRGGYLSEDQIRRCTVRSMVDSGATMLAIPEFVRKHLDLPKTSEVEADLADGSSVSLEVVGPIEVRFQNRRTLVEAIVTPNSTTVLLGAIPMEGMDVLIDPKRQRLIVNPESPEIAKMMLM encoded by the coding sequence ATGAATACACAGATGGAATCGACAGAGATGGGACTGGTTTTCGCTGAGATTGAATTGATTCGTGGAGATGATCTAGCGCTTGTTCGAGGCGGCTATCTTTCTGAAGATCAAATTCGTCGATGCACTGTTCGATCGATGGTTGATAGTGGCGCAACGATGCTGGCGATTCCGGAGTTTGTGAGAAAGCATCTCGATCTCCCCAAAACTAGTGAGGTGGAAGCTGACCTAGCAGATGGTTCGAGTGTCAGTTTGGAAGTGGTAGGTCCGATTGAGGTGCGATTTCAAAACCGTCGCACCCTTGTAGAAGCGATCGTGACTCCAAACTCGACGACGGTTCTGCTGGGAGCAATCCCGATGGAGGGCATGGATGTATTGATTGATCCGAAGCGCCAGCGGTTGATTGTGAATCCTGAAAGTCCAGAGATTGCGAAAATGATGTTGATGTAA